Proteins from a single region of Crassaminicella profunda:
- a CDS encoding metallophosphoesterase produces MGIYVIGDLHLSFGVDKPMDIFGSHWVNHHEKIEKSWLEMIHHDDCVLIPGDTSWAMNMNEARVDLEWIHALPGKKILIRGNHDYWWSSVTKMNKLFEDIKFLQNNYFTYKNYAICGTRGWLCPNDNKFTEHDQKIYEREIHRLKLSINHALKDGYKDLLVMTHYPPTNDKLEPSEFTKIYEEYGVRKVIYGHLHGKESFEGGLQGEKNGIFYYLTSCDALDFKLLKILD; encoded by the coding sequence ATGGGAATATATGTAATAGGCGATTTACATCTTAGTTTTGGTGTAGATAAGCCAATGGATATTTTTGGTAGTCATTGGGTGAATCATCATGAAAAAATTGAAAAGAGCTGGTTAGAAATGATTCATCATGATGATTGTGTATTAATTCCAGGAGATACTTCTTGGGCTATGAATATGAATGAAGCAAGGGTAGATTTAGAATGGATTCATGCTCTTCCAGGAAAAAAGATACTCATTAGAGGAAATCATGATTATTGGTGGAGTTCAGTAACAAAGATGAATAAACTATTTGAAGATATAAAGTTTTTACAAAATAATTATTTCACATATAAAAATTATGCTATATGTGGAACAAGAGGTTGGTTATGTCCAAATGACAATAAATTTACTGAACATGATCAAAAAATTTATGAACGAGAAATACATCGATTAAAATTATCAATTAATCATGCACTAAAGGATGGATATAAGGATCTATTAGTAATGACCCACTATCCTCCTACAAATGACAAGTTAGAACCTTCTGAGTTCACTAAAATTTATGAAGAATATGGGGTTAGGAAAGTAATTTATGGACATCTTCATGGAAAAGAATCTTTTGAAGGTGGACTTCAAGGAGAAAAAAATGGTATTTTTTACTATTTAACATCTTGTGATGCTCTAGATTTTAAGCTTTTGAAAATTTTAGATTAA
- a CDS encoding FadR/GntR family transcriptional regulator: protein MFVPIKNKKVYQHVIEQIQNMVMEGTLKKGDKLPSERDLVAQLGVSRTSIREALRSLEVIGLIESRQGEGNFISGNIDSSFFEPLSVMFMLNKGNPESILELRMIIEVEAAAIAAKKIKEEDIEEMKNLMDELRKAQNEIESAKVDKKLHYKIAQITGNYLIVTLLNAISSLMESFIKDARGMILREEEKREVLMEQHQKICDALIEKDSKKAILAMKEHLETINETMKKLPKKKII from the coding sequence ATGTTTGTTCCTATAAAAAATAAGAAAGTGTATCAACACGTTATTGAGCAAATTCAGAACATGGTGATGGAGGGAACGTTAAAAAAAGGAGATAAACTACCTTCTGAAAGAGATCTAGTGGCACAATTAGGCGTAAGCAGAACATCAATTCGTGAAGCTCTTAGATCTTTAGAGGTTATTGGACTCATTGAAAGCAGGCAAGGAGAAGGAAATTTTATCAGTGGAAATATTGATAGTAGCTTTTTTGAACCGCTATCTGTCATGTTTATGTTAAATAAAGGAAATCCTGAAAGCATTTTAGAGCTTAGAATGATTATTGAAGTGGAAGCAGCAGCCATAGCAGCAAAGAAAATAAAAGAAGAAGATATAGAAGAAATGAAAAATTTGATGGATGAACTTAGAAAAGCACAAAATGAAATAGAGAGTGCAAAGGTTGATAAAAAGCTACATTACAAAATTGCGCAGATAACAGGGAACTATTTGATTGTAACTCTTTTAAATGCCATTTCCTCTTTAATGGAATCTTTTATTAAAGATGCTAGAGGCATGATTTTAAGAGAAGAAGAAAAAAGAGAAGTACTAATGGAGCAACACCAAAAGATTTGTGATGCGCTAATAGAAAAAGATTCAAAAAAAGCAATTTTAGCTATGAAAGAACATCTTGAAACGATTAATGAAACCATGAAAAAATTACCCAAAAAGAAAATCATCTAA
- a CDS encoding L-lactate permease yields the protein MNSYLLFILALAPILWLMISLGVLRLPAHKTCTVTMFSTLVLAVFVWKMPFMTAITAAVEGAAIGLWPIMIVIIAAIFTYNLAVHTKSMDIIKKMLSSITTDNRVQVLILAWGFGGFLEAVAGYGTAVAIPASILASLGFNPLFAAVICLVANTVPTAFGAVGIPVTTLAKVTGLDVSLLSYNIVLQLAAFIVIIPFILVIMTTRSIKGLKGVVGITLASGLAFALPQIVVAKTLGAELPALIGSICSMATTILWAKVFLKGDEGKTSKENSITAKEGVLAWLPYILIFTFVIISSPLFPGVNEALIHIKSSFKIYIGEGAKSTTFKWIATPGVLIIFATLIGGKIQGASFSEMMKVFIATIKQLTKSTITVVAIVAMAKIMGYSGMITSIALVLVKITGKFFPIISPIIGTLGTFVTGSDTSSNILFGVLQKEVANSIGVNPYWLAAANTAGATAGKMISPQSIAVATSATGMIGSEGKIFNSTVKFCIGYVLVLGIVVYFGSFFI from the coding sequence ATGAATAGTTATTTGTTATTCATTTTAGCACTAGCACCAATTTTATGGCTGATGATTTCCTTAGGGGTTTTGAGATTGCCAGCACACAAAACATGTACGGTTACAATGTTTAGTACATTAGTATTAGCCGTATTTGTATGGAAAATGCCTTTTATGACAGCCATTACAGCTGCTGTTGAAGGTGCAGCAATAGGACTATGGCCAATTATGATTGTTATTATTGCTGCAATTTTCACTTACAATCTTGCAGTGCATACAAAAAGCATGGACATAATCAAAAAGATGTTATCAAGCATTACTACTGACAACCGGGTTCAAGTTTTAATACTTGCGTGGGGTTTTGGTGGGTTCCTAGAAGCTGTTGCAGGCTATGGGACTGCAGTTGCTATTCCAGCAAGTATATTGGCATCTCTTGGATTTAATCCTTTATTTGCAGCTGTAATTTGTTTAGTTGCCAATACGGTTCCAACAGCTTTTGGAGCAGTTGGAATTCCAGTAACAACTTTAGCAAAAGTTACAGGATTAGATGTTTCATTGCTTAGTTATAATATCGTACTTCAATTAGCAGCGTTTATTGTAATTATTCCTTTTATTTTGGTGATTATGACAACTAGAAGTATAAAAGGATTAAAAGGTGTTGTGGGGATAACGCTTGCCTCGGGTCTTGCATTTGCACTTCCTCAAATTGTAGTAGCTAAAACTTTAGGGGCTGAATTACCTGCATTAATTGGTAGTATTTGTAGTATGGCTACTACTATCCTGTGGGCAAAGGTTTTCCTAAAAGGAGATGAAGGGAAAACTTCAAAAGAGAATAGTATAACTGCAAAGGAAGGTGTTTTGGCGTGGCTTCCATATATACTTATATTTACGTTTGTGATCATATCTAGCCCTTTATTTCCAGGTGTAAATGAAGCATTAATACACATTAAGAGTAGTTTTAAGATTTACATTGGGGAAGGTGCAAAATCAACAACGTTTAAATGGATTGCAACTCCTGGTGTACTCATAATATTTGCAACTTTAATAGGTGGAAAGATTCAGGGAGCATCGTTTAGTGAAATGATGAAAGTATTTATTGCTACTATTAAGCAATTAACAAAATCTACAATAACTGTTGTTGCAATCGTAGCTATGGCAAAAATAATGGGATATAGTGGAATGATTACATCTATTGCACTTGTTCTTGTAAAAATAACAGGAAAGTTTTTCCCTATTATTTCTCCAATTATTGGAACTCTTGGAACTTTTGTAACAGGTAGTGATACGTCTTCCAATATTCTATTTGGAGTATTACAAAAAGAAGTTGCAAATTCTATTGGTGTGAATCCTTATTGGTTAGCAGCAGCAAATACCGCAGGTGCAACAGCTGGTAAAATGATTTCACCACAAAGTATTGCAGTTGCAACATCTGCTACAGGAATGATTGGATCAGAAGGGAAAATATTTAATAGTACAGTGAAATTTTGTATAGGATATGTACTTGTTTTAGGAATAGTAGTTTACTTTGGAAGTTTTTTCATATAA
- a CDS encoding flavin reductase family protein, with the protein MGKITWKPGTMVYPIPAALISCGDHEENHNIITIAWTGTICTDPAMTYISIRPDRHSYEIIKRTKEFVINLTTEDLAYATDYCGVKSGRHVNKFKEMKLTKEKATQIKAPMIKESPVNIECRVENIVPLGSHHMFTAKVLAVNIDEKYLDEKNKFHLDQAKPISYCHGQYYGLKKSLGHFGFSVAKKKKKRRKK; encoded by the coding sequence TTGGGAAAAATAACTTGGAAACCTGGTACAATGGTTTATCCTATACCAGCTGCTTTAATAAGCTGTGGTGATCATGAAGAAAATCATAATATTATTACGATTGCATGGACGGGTACCATCTGCACAGATCCAGCAATGACATACATATCTATTAGACCTGATAGACATTCTTATGAGATCATTAAAAGAACAAAAGAATTTGTAATCAATTTAACAACAGAAGATTTAGCTTATGCAACAGATTATTGTGGTGTAAAATCAGGCCGTCATGTGAATAAATTTAAAGAAATGAAATTAACAAAAGAAAAGGCTACACAAATAAAAGCTCCTATGATTAAAGAAAGTCCTGTAAATATTGAATGTAGGGTGGAAAACATTGTCCCTCTGGGTTCGCACCATATGTTTACAGCAAAAGTTTTAGCTGTGAATATAGATGAAAAGTATTTAGATGAAAAAAACAAATTTCATTTAGATCAAGCAAAACCTATAAGCTATTGTCATGGACAATATTATGGACTAAAAAAATCTTTAGGTCATTTTGGTTTTTCTGTAGCAAAAAAGAAGAAAAAACGAAGAAAAAAATAA
- the larA gene encoding nickel-dependent lactate racemase: MARIKVPYSKTHWNIEIPDKNLVGILESNASKFVAKKSQEEIVNEALDHPIGSKKLEELVIGKKNMVIITSDHTRPVPSHVTLPIMIERIRKVNPYIDIKILIATGYHRPTTKEELIFKCGKEIAENEKFVMHFSKEEDTLTKVGVLPSGGELWLNKLAMETELLIAEGFIEPHFFAGFSGGRKSVLPGVAGAKTVLANHCSKFIASDYARTGILENNPIHEDMLYAAKKANLVFILNVVIDSQKKVIDAFAGDYKLAHEKGCEFVTSLAKVDKVEADIAISTNGGYPLDQNIYQAVKGMTAAEATCKEGGVIIMIAACNDGHGGQSFYDNMAEASGPEEVLEKVLKIPADQTIPDQWEFQILARILSKYTVIMVTDLCDPEMIKAMHMEHAYTFEEALIRAFAIKGEDAKVGIIPDGVSVIVK, encoded by the coding sequence ATGGCAAGAATAAAAGTACCTTATTCAAAAACTCATTGGAACATTGAAATTCCTGATAAAAATTTAGTAGGAATATTAGAATCAAATGCAAGCAAATTTGTTGCAAAAAAGTCACAAGAAGAAATTGTAAATGAGGCATTAGATCATCCTATTGGAAGTAAAAAACTTGAAGAATTAGTAATAGGTAAAAAAAATATGGTCATCATCACAAGTGATCATACAAGACCAGTACCAAGCCATGTAACTTTACCTATTATGATTGAAAGAATCAGAAAGGTAAATCCTTATATAGACATAAAGATTCTCATTGCAACAGGTTATCATAGACCAACTACAAAAGAAGAATTAATTTTCAAATGTGGTAAAGAAATTGCTGAAAATGAAAAGTTTGTTATGCATTTTTCAAAGGAAGAAGATACCTTGACAAAGGTAGGGGTCCTTCCTTCAGGAGGCGAATTGTGGCTAAATAAGCTAGCAATGGAAACAGAACTATTAATTGCAGAAGGATTTATAGAACCCCATTTTTTTGCAGGATTTTCTGGTGGGAGAAAAAGTGTATTGCCAGGAGTAGCAGGAGCTAAAACTGTACTTGCTAACCATTGTTCAAAGTTTATTGCAAGTGATTATGCAAGAACTGGTATACTAGAGAATAATCCTATACATGAAGATATGTTATATGCAGCAAAGAAAGCAAATTTAGTTTTTATATTGAATGTTGTAATAGATAGTCAAAAGAAGGTTATCGATGCATTTGCTGGAGATTATAAGCTTGCTCATGAAAAGGGATGTGAATTTGTCACAAGTTTGGCAAAAGTTGATAAGGTTGAAGCAGACATAGCTATAAGTACCAATGGTGGATATCCTCTTGATCAGAATATTTATCAAGCCGTAAAGGGAATGACAGCAGCCGAAGCTACATGCAAAGAGGGTGGCGTAATTATTATGATTGCTGCATGTAATGATGGTCATGGAGGTCAATCCTTCTATGATAATATGGCAGAGGCAAGTGGACCTGAAGAAGTTCTTGAAAAAGTATTGAAAATACCAGCAGATCAAACAATTCCAGATCAATGGGAATTTCAAATATTAGCAAGGATTTTATCAAAGTATACAGTAATCATGGTTACAGATTTATGTGATCCAGAAATGATTAAAGCAATGCATATGGAACATGCATATACTTTTGAAGAAGCATTAATTAGAGCTTTTGCCATAAAGGGAGAAGATGCAAAGGTAGGAATAATTCCGGATGGTGTTTCAGTTATTGTTAAATAG
- a CDS encoding electron transfer flavoprotein subunit beta/FixA family protein: protein MKIVVCIKQVPGTTEVEVDEKTGVLKRDGIDSKMNPYDLYAIETAVKIKEEKGAKVTAISMGPPQAAEIIKEAYMMGVDEGALITDRKFAGADVLATSYTIAQGVKKTGNPDLVICGKMTTDGDTAQVGPEMAEFLGMPHVANVLRIIEIKEKSIIVEMDMPNTVEIAEISYPCLITVEKGIFQPRLPSFKLKLATKDKEIPFFSLKDFEDQDEKKYGLNGSPTQVKRIFPPASNTDHEIWKGSGVELTDKLFNKLKELKFA from the coding sequence ATGAAAATTGTTGTTTGTATCAAGCAAGTTCCAGGAACTACAGAAGTTGAGGTAGATGAAAAAACAGGGGTATTGAAAAGAGATGGTATTGACTCAAAAATGAATCCTTATGATCTGTATGCTATAGAAACAGCAGTAAAAATAAAGGAGGAAAAAGGAGCTAAGGTTACAGCTATTAGTATGGGACCTCCTCAAGCTGCTGAGATTATAAAAGAAGCTTACATGATGGGTGTAGATGAAGGAGCACTCATTACAGATAGAAAATTTGCAGGGGCTGATGTTTTAGCTACATCGTATACCATAGCTCAGGGAGTAAAAAAGACAGGAAACCCTGATTTGGTCATCTGTGGGAAAATGACTACTGATGGAGATACTGCTCAAGTAGGACCTGAAATGGCAGAGTTTTTAGGGATGCCACATGTGGCAAATGTACTAAGAATCATTGAAATAAAAGAAAAGTCTATTATTGTTGAAATGGATATGCCAAATACAGTTGAAATTGCAGAAATTTCTTATCCATGTCTTATTACAGTAGAAAAGGGGATATTCCAGCCGAGACTACCATCCTTTAAATTGAAATTAGCTACAAAAGATAAAGAAATACCGTTTTTTAGCTTGAAAGATTTTGAAGATCAGGATGAGAAAAAGTATGGGTTAAATGGATCACCCACTCAGGTGAAGAGAATATTTCCACCAGCATCAAATACAGACCATGAAATATGGAAAGGTTCTGGAGTGGAATTAACAGATAAATTATTCAACAAGTTAAAAGAACTAAAGTTTGCTTAG
- a CDS encoding glucosaminidase domain-containing protein, which yields MRRFHSYTVESYLAYLKKMKLTRKITDIHLHHTWKPTKKTYFLASNKERVIYGMWRYHTKTLKWRDIGQHVSVSPDGLIWDGRDVNLMPASISGHNKNAFAIEMIGNFDQDHEKLEGTQLETVKKLIKGLFEIFHTEQLIFHREYSNKTCPGTSLNKLKFLEEIENHIKILGDAVATKEQMKQYLLTINPSPKIDCTPDEMVTYYLQEGEIEGIRGDIAFAQALLETGFFKFGGLVLPEQNNYAGLGATNTTKKGRAASFVSPQIGVRAHIQHLKGYASKASLNSPIVDPRYTILVASELLGSCIYVTDLNGKWAVPGNGYGEKILKIFEKIIAIPVKEDTVNIQNEMILEENRRLKEENMRIQDKIKKYEELLNTIKRQIDNFS from the coding sequence ATGAGGAGATTTCATAGTTATACAGTAGAAAGTTATTTAGCGTATTTAAAAAAAATGAAATTAACAAGAAAGATTACAGATATTCATTTGCATCATACATGGAAGCCAACAAAGAAAACTTATTTTTTAGCAAGTAACAAAGAAAGAGTTATTTATGGCATGTGGAGATATCACACCAAAACCTTGAAATGGCGTGATATTGGACAGCATGTGAGTGTTTCTCCTGATGGGCTCATATGGGATGGTAGAGATGTGAATTTAATGCCAGCAAGTATTTCAGGACACAATAAGAATGCTTTTGCTATTGAAATGATAGGAAACTTTGATCAAGATCATGAAAAACTTGAAGGAACACAATTAGAGACAGTAAAAAAATTGATTAAGGGATTATTTGAAATCTTTCATACGGAGCAGTTGATATTTCATAGAGAATATTCTAATAAAACTTGCCCTGGAACATCTTTAAATAAACTTAAGTTTCTCGAAGAAATAGAGAATCACATAAAAATATTAGGAGATGCTGTAGCTACAAAGGAACAAATGAAACAATATTTGTTGACCATTAATCCATCGCCAAAGATTGATTGTACACCAGATGAAATGGTAACCTATTATCTACAGGAGGGAGAAATAGAAGGGATAAGAGGAGATATAGCCTTTGCTCAGGCACTTCTTGAAACAGGATTCTTTAAGTTTGGAGGGCTGGTACTTCCTGAGCAGAACAATTATGCCGGTCTTGGGGCTACTAATACTACTAAAAAAGGAAGGGCAGCAAGTTTTGTAAGTCCTCAAATAGGGGTGAGAGCACATATTCAGCATTTAAAAGGATATGCAAGCAAAGCGTCTTTAAACAGTCCTATTGTGGATCCTAGATATACCATATTAGTAGCTAGTGAACTTTTAGGTTCTTGTATTTATGTAACGGATTTAAATGGTAAATGGGCTGTTCCTGGGAATGGTTATGGAGAAAAAATATTGAAAATTTTTGAAAAAATTATAGCTATTCCTGTAAAGGAAGATACAGTAAATATACAAAATGAGATGATATTAGAAGAAAATAGAAGATTAAAAGAAGAGAATATGAGAATACAGGATAAAATAAAAAAATATGAAGAATTATTAAATACAATAAAGAGACAAATTGATAATTTTTCCTAG
- a CDS encoding electron transfer flavoprotein subunit alpha/FixB family protein, whose product MAKIIIHQDKVTDKKALIELCPFKAIEVVDGKVDINAACKMCKMCVKKGPEGVFEYVEDQVVEINKDEWNGIVVYVDHVDGDIHPVTFELIGKAKEMAGKINHPVYCLFMGHNIKEKADELLHYGVDEVFVYDDEELEHFRIEPYTAVFEDFIKNYQPTIALVGGTTIGRSLAPRTAARFRTGLTADCTILDVQENTDLDQIRPAFGGNIMAHIHTPNHRPQFATVRYKIFSAPEKSDEINGKITLCHIDKERLASGINVLEVKEKEKVESIEDADVIVVAGRAIKKQEDLDMINRLADLIGGQVAGTRPLIEAGWIDARRQIGLSGRTVKPKLIITCGVSGAIQFVAGMNNSDCIISINTDENASIFNVAHYALVGDVYEIIPNLIEKLSDGELDVDDLVAATKC is encoded by the coding sequence ATGGCTAAAATAATCATTCACCAGGACAAGGTTACAGATAAAAAGGCATTAATCGAATTATGTCCTTTTAAAGCTATTGAAGTAGTTGATGGAAAAGTTGATATTAATGCAGCTTGTAAAATGTGTAAAATGTGTGTAAAAAAAGGACCTGAAGGTGTTTTTGAATATGTAGAAGACCAAGTGGTAGAAATTAACAAGGATGAGTGGAATGGAATTGTGGTATATGTTGATCATGTAGATGGAGACATACATCCTGTTACTTTTGAATTGATTGGAAAAGCAAAAGAGATGGCAGGAAAGATCAATCATCCAGTGTATTGTTTATTCATGGGTCATAATATTAAAGAAAAAGCAGATGAATTACTTCATTATGGGGTAGATGAAGTGTTTGTATATGATGATGAAGAACTAGAACATTTTAGAATAGAACCTTATACAGCAGTATTTGAAGATTTTATTAAAAACTATCAACCTACTATTGCATTAGTAGGAGGAACAACGATAGGTAGATCTTTAGCACCTAGAACAGCCGCAAGGTTCAGAACAGGGCTTACAGCAGATTGTACCATATTAGATGTACAGGAAAATACAGATTTAGATCAAATCAGGCCAGCCTTTGGTGGAAATATCATGGCACATATTCATACACCAAATCACAGACCACAGTTTGCAACGGTTAGATATAAAATATTTTCAGCACCAGAGAAAAGTGATGAAATAAACGGAAAAATTACACTATGTCATATAGATAAAGAACGATTGGCTTCAGGAATAAATGTTTTAGAAGTGAAGGAAAAAGAAAAAGTAGAAAGTATAGAAGATGCAGATGTAATTGTTGTTGCAGGTCGTGCAATTAAAAAGCAAGAAGATTTAGATATGATCAATAGATTGGCAGATTTAATAGGGGGACAAGTTGCAGGTACAAGACCACTTATTGAAGCTGGATGGATAGATGCAAGACGTCAAATTGGATTAAGTGGTAGAACGGTTAAGCCAAAGCTTATTATTACTTGTGGTGTTTCGGGTGCTATACAGTTTGTTGCAGGAATGAATAATTCCGATTGTATTATTTCAATTAATACAGATGAAAATGCGTCTATTTTCAATGTTGCTCATTATGCATTAGTAGGAGATGTTTATGAAATTATTCCTAATCTTATTGAAAAGTTAAGTGATGGTGAGTTAGATGTAGATGATTTAGTAGCAGCTACCAAATGTTAG
- a CDS encoding nitroreductase family protein, protein MSNLDFIYKRHSVRKFKEENVPVEDIKQIIEAATYAPSGKNVQNWHFVVITNKEKIEEIAKIVEKKNADLANSLANEDMKKRFTKFLRFSTVFRKAPVLVLVYTETSYKPTGLDVLKEIGASTDTLHDLLRTNPAIQNIGATMENLMLAATNMGYGTCWMTSSNYAAKEIEEFIGLDKEEYFLAAMTPIGVPDGELKSPPRKPVEDVLTIIE, encoded by the coding sequence TTGAGCAATTTAGATTTCATTTACAAAAGACACAGTGTACGAAAATTTAAAGAAGAAAATGTTCCTGTAGAAGATATAAAACAAATCATTGAAGCTGCTACATATGCTCCTTCAGGAAAAAATGTTCAAAATTGGCATTTCGTTGTTATTACCAATAAAGAAAAGATAGAAGAAATAGCAAAAATTGTTGAAAAGAAAAATGCAGACCTTGCAAATTCCCTTGCAAACGAAGATATGAAAAAAAGATTTACAAAATTTTTAAGATTTTCAACAGTCTTTAGAAAAGCTCCAGTACTTGTTCTTGTATATACTGAAACTTCCTATAAGCCTACTGGCCTTGATGTATTAAAGGAAATAGGAGCTTCAACAGATACACTACATGATCTTTTAAGAACAAATCCTGCTATTCAAAACATAGGCGCAACGATGGAAAATCTTATGCTTGCTGCTACAAATATGGGTTATGGAACCTGCTGGATGACTAGCTCAAATTATGCTGCAAAAGAAATCGAAGAGTTTATTGGTTTAGATAAAGAAGAATATTTTCTTGCAGCTATGACTCCTATTGGCGTTCCTGATGGAGAATTAAAAAGTCCACCTAGAAAACCAGTAGAAGATGTATTAACCATTATTGAATAA
- a CDS encoding FAD-binding oxidoreductase — MAYKKIDKKDIDFLISICGKDRVFIGDKINEDFSHDELGGIHKYPEVLVEVLSTEEVSKIMKYAYENHIPVTPRGQGTGLVGASVAIHGGIMMNLSKMNQILELDEENLTLTVEPGVLLMEISKFVEDHDLFYPPDPGEKSATIAGNINTNAGGMRAVKYGVTRDYVRGLEVVLPNGQVMEIGGKIVKNSSGYSLKDLIVGSEGTLAIVTKAILKLLPLPKKAISLLIPFKNLETAIETVPKIIKAKVIPTAIEYMVRDVILASEEFLGMKFPDRSADAYLLLTFDGNSTEEIEKVYEDVAHICLEAGALDVLISNTQERQESIWKARGAFLEAIKASTTEMDECDVVVPRNRIAEFVKFSDELQRKCNVRIKSFGHAGDGNLHLYILRDELDEKAWKKKLEEVFEYMYEKARELGGKVSGEHGIGYAKKPYLMESEGNLTMNLFKNIKLAFDPKNILNPGKVC; from the coding sequence ATGGCATATAAAAAGATTGACAAAAAAGATATAGATTTTTTAATTTCAATATGTGGAAAAGATAGGGTTTTTATTGGAGATAAAATCAATGAAGATTTTAGTCATGATGAATTGGGTGGTATCCATAAATATCCAGAAGTGTTGGTTGAAGTTTTAAGTACAGAAGAAGTATCAAAAATAATGAAGTATGCATATGAAAATCATATTCCAGTTACACCAAGGGGACAAGGAACAGGTCTTGTTGGGGCATCTGTAGCTATCCATGGTGGAATCATGATGAATTTAAGTAAAATGAATCAGATCCTTGAATTAGATGAAGAGAACTTAACTTTAACTGTTGAACCAGGAGTACTACTTATGGAAATATCAAAATTCGTAGAAGATCATGATTTATTCTATCCACCAGATCCAGGGGAGAAGAGTGCTACCATTGCAGGGAATATTAATACAAATGCAGGTGGAATGAGAGCTGTAAAATATGGGGTAACAAGAGATTATGTAAGGGGACTTGAAGTAGTACTTCCAAATGGACAAGTAATGGAAATTGGCGGAAAAATCGTTAAAAATAGTTCGGGATATAGCTTGAAAGATTTGATTGTTGGCTCTGAAGGAACATTGGCTATTGTAACAAAGGCAATACTCAAATTATTACCTTTACCTAAAAAAGCAATTAGTCTACTAATACCTTTTAAGAATCTTGAAACGGCTATTGAAACAGTACCTAAAATTATTAAAGCAAAGGTAATTCCAACAGCAATCGAGTATATGGTAAGAGATGTCATATTAGCATCAGAAGAATTTTTAGGGATGAAGTTTCCTGATCGTTCAGCAGATGCATATTTATTGTTAACATTTGATGGAAATAGTACGGAAGAAATTGAAAAGGTTTATGAAGATGTAGCACATATTTGTTTAGAAGCAGGAGCTTTAGATGTATTGATTTCAAATACACAAGAACGCCAAGAATCCATATGGAAAGCAAGAGGGGCATTCCTTGAGGCTATTAAGGCTTCAACTACTGAGATGGATGAGTGTGATGTGGTTGTACCAAGAAATAGAATTGCAGAATTTGTTAAGTTTTCAGATGAATTACAGAGAAAATGTAATGTAAGAATCAAAAGCTTTGGACATGCGGGAGACGGAAATCTTCATTTATATATTCTAAGAGATGAACTTGATGAAAAGGCTTGGAAGAAAAAGCTTGAGGAAGTATTTGAATATATGTATGAAAAAGCTAGAGAATTAGGAGGCAAGGTTTCTGGAGAACATGGTATTGGATATGCGAAAAAACCTTATCTAATGGAATCAGAAGGAA